The sequence ATCCAGGCCGAACGGCGCGAGCACCTCCTCGAGCATCCGCTGCGCCGCGCCGAGGAAGCCGGAGAGGGACAGTGGGGTCGCGGAGTAAGACAGGCCGCCGCCGTCGCGCGCGACGCTCTCGTGCAGCGTCTCGTAGGCGACCCTGCCGTGCCGCGAGGCGGCGTCGAACGGCGGCAGCGCGGCCGTCATCGAGAAAGGCGTGCGCTTCCCGGCGCCGCGGAACTTGCGCTCGAGCACCTCCATCATGTTCCCGATCGGCGTGACGCCGGCGAGCGGCTCCTTCTGGAAGTGCCAGCCGTAGGCGAGCGCGCCCGCCAGCCTGCCCTCGAGGTAGATCGGCGAGCCGCTCATCCCGCCGATGATCCCGGCCTTCTCGACGATCGGGTGGGAGCACCGGATGAGGATGATGCTCTGCCTGAGGAGGAAGTTCGGCACGACCGAGACGACCTCGACCTCGAACTTCTCGGGCGCGGTGCCGGAGAAGACCGTCAGACCGTACCCCTTCATGCCGGGCTTCACGTCTTCGACGGCGATGGTCCTCGCCGCGCCCGGCCCCGCGTGGGCGGCCGCCGAGAGCGTGGCGACGAGGGAGAGCGCGAGGAGCCTTGACGTTTTTCGAAATCCGTTCATGTGCGGGATCCTACTTGCTCGATTCCGGCAGGGACGCGATCTGCCGCTCGACCTTGACCGCGTCGCTGCGTCGGCCCAACTCATCGTACAGAGCGCGCACCCGGGTCAACAGCGATCGTTCCTTGGCGACCTGGCCGTCGCGATGCGCGAACCCCGCGAGCCTATGGAGAGCCCGCACCTCGCCGTCCTTGTCGCCGGTCTCGTGGAAGATCGCGAGCGCCTTGTCGAGCGTCCGGCGCGCGAGCCCGGCCTCGCCGCGGGAGTCCTCGGCGGCGGCGAGGAGCAGGAGCGCCTCGGCCTGGTCCCGCTTCTCGTGGGCCGCAGAGAACGACTTCGCGGCGTCGACGTACAGGGCGCACGCGTCGGGATAGCGCGCGCGGACGAAGGCGAGGCGGCCGAGGCGGATCTGGTACGCGCCGCGGAGCCGGTCGTCGTCGATCTTCGGCAGCAGCGTCTCGGCCTCGGCGAGCTGGCGCTCGGCCGCCGCGTAGTCGCCCTGGAGCTCCTCGAGCTCGGCCTCGGCGAGGTACACCTCGAAGCGGCCGCGATCGTCCGCCCGCACGCGGAACAGCGCCATGGCGTCCGCGTAGTCGCGCCGCGCGTCGACGTTCCGGCCGGCGTGCCGCGCGAGGTTGCCGCGCAGCAGCACGAACCGTCCGCGCGCCACGTCCCGCGCCGCGCCGCCCTCGGCCGCGAGCGCGAGGCCCAGGGCGACGAGGCGGGCCGCCTCCCCGACGTCGCCCCTGCCGCTCGCCGCGCGGGTGCGGGCCTCGAGCTCCCGGAGCTCGTTGTCGAGGGATTTCGCCTCGCTCTCCGTCGCCGCGCTCGCCGCGCCGCGCTCGTCGGCCCGGCTCCTGCTCGAGGCTTGGTCGGGCTCGCCGCCGCACGCCGAGACTGCGGCCCACGCCGCGAAGACGGCGCCCAGGCGCCGCATGATCAATTGGGTCGTCATCTGCCGCGCCCGCATTGTATCAGAAACGCCACGAGGCGGTGGCGCCGACGACCGCCTCCGCCTCCGCGTCGGGGTCGCCCGCGCGGGTCGCTTTCGGGACGAAGAAGAGCACGACGCCGGTTCCGGCCGCGAACGCCCCTCCCGCCATCATCGCCCAAGCCGCGGACTCCTCGGGCGAGGGCGAGCCGTACGTCCGCCCCAGCGCGAGCCCGGTTCCCCAGATCGCGAGCCCCGACGCGACGAGCGCCCAGGCCGTGCCGTCGCGATACCACAGCCTCTTGGGCTCCGGGGCGCCGCGGTCCGGAGCGGGCGGATCGCCGTCCGTCGTGACGCGGCGGGCGGAGTCGGCGATCCTCTCGGGATCGCGGGCGGGCGCCTCGCTTCGGCGCACGACGCCGGCCTCGTCCACGATCCAGATCTCCGTCGTCCCGGGGCGGCCGACGATCGCCAGGGCGCGACCCGCCCCCGCCGCGCGCGCGAGCGAGAACACGTCGTCCGCGATCTCCGAGTCCGTCGAACGGTCCTCCGCGACGAGCCTAGCCGGCCCCTCGCCGCGCTCGAGCGCGCACCTGCGCAGGGTCGGAAGGTCGATCGCGATCGGGTGATCGCCGACGACGACCTCGCGCACGAGGCTCGCCCTGCCGCCGCAACGGCTGTGCACGGCGTGGAGGCCCGGGCGCACCGGGTAGGTGCCGGAACCGGCTCCGGCGCGGTGGCCGTCGATCCAGAGCTCGCAGCCCGGGGCGCCCTCGAACGCGAGCGCGCCCGCCGGCTTCGGGAGCGTCGCGCGCTGCCGCGCGAGCTTCTCCCCCACCCACGGCGGGAAGTCCGCGGTCGGCGGCGTGAGCTCCTCGATCTCGGCCGCGGCGCCGAGCCAGCGGTCGACGCCCGCCTCGTCCTGCGATCCCCGGGCGGCGAGGGCGAGGTAGAGGCGCGCCTCGAACGCGACGCGTCGAAGCGCGGGATCCCGGGACATGAGCGCCGGCCTCGCGGCAAGCGCCGCGTCGATCGCGGTCCACCGCTCGACGGCCGCGCCCGGATCGCCGGCGAAGAACGCCTCGATCGCCGAGGCGTGGGAGGCGCGCAGCGCGTCTGGCTCGGCGGCGGCTCCGCTGTCGGCGAGCCGCAGTGCGGCCGCGAGCTCTCCCAAGCCGAGCGACGGCGCCCCGGCACCCTCGGCGGCAGCGGCGAGCTCGTCGGGCGCAGGCGCCCTGCCGCGATCGACGGGGACGAGCGGCGTGCGCGGATCCGGATCGCCGGGCCCTGCGGCGCCCGCCCTCGCGGCCGCGAGCGCCGAGAGCGCGAGAGCGACGGCGCAGAGGGATCGCCTCATGGCGCCGCCTCCTCGCCCCGGGACGCGGCGATGCCGTAGACGACCCCGAACACCACCGCGGCGGCGCCCGCGCCGACGAAGCTCCAGCCGAAGGGCGCGAGGTGGTGGAGCTCGTCGCAGTGGCCCGCCGCGTCGGGCGGGGTCGCGCAGTCGCCGTCGAGGAGGAGGAACGCCGTGCCGGCGGCGGCGAGCGCGAGCCCGAGGCCGCTCGACGCGATCGCGACGCGGACGGCGCTTCGGTTCGAGGGGGGCTTCTCCATGTCGGCCCACTGGAGGCGGGACGACTCGCCGGGCTCGAGCGCGACGGCGCGGCTCCGGGTCGCCGCGCCGACCGAGGCGCGCACATCGTGCGGCCCGGGCTCGACGAGCATCGGGGCGCCGTCCGCGCGACCCGGGAGGCCGTCGACGGTCACCGCGGCGCCGGTCGGCAGGCCCCCCACCGCGAGGCGGCAGGGTTCGCGGGACGCCGCGAACGCGGCGAGGCGCGCCCCGAGCGCGCGCGCGGCGACGACGAGCTCGCGCTGGGTGCACAGGGCGCAGACGACCGCGATAGGAGCGGCTTCGTCCGCGGAGCCGCGAAGGAGCGTGGTCGCCCCGTGCCGTTCGAGGGAGAGCCGGTAGCCGCCGCCGCCGCCCTTCGCGAACGCCTCGCGCGCCGGATCGCCCGGATCCGCCCCGGCGGGCGCGCCGCAGAGCGCGGCGGCGCAGAGCCACGCGACGGGCGCGACGAGCGGGAGGCGGGCGCGGGGCTCGGATCGGGCTTCGGCGGCGCTCATCTCGGAACTCGGAACTCCCTGCCGCAGCGCGGGCAGGTCACGCAGATCTCCGGCTGGTCCGCCCAGATCTCGCGCCGGGCGTCGTCCGGGAGCCGGCCGATCATCTCGACGATTTGGTTCTCGTCACATCGACATTCGTAGAAGACCGCGATATCATCGAGATACTTCGCGCGTTCCGAAGCATTGAACGAGAACAGCGCGGTGACGAGCTCGGCGTCGGGCGCCGATGCGAGCTCGGCGAGCGCGCCGCCGGGCATCGCCTGCACGAGCGCGCCGCGGCCGCCGTCGACGACCGCGAGCCGCGTGTCGATCTGCTCCACCTGCGCGAAGTACCGCTGCACCGACGAGACCGGATCGGCGGAGATCGGCACGAAACGGCTCTCGACGACCGGCCCGTCGCCCTTCCTGCGCTGCACGTGCGCCACGGCGCGGTCCGGATCCGCCGCGCGGGCGGTTCCGCACACCAACCCCTCCGGCTCGGCGGCGCAGAAAAGGCCGTGAGGGGCGCCGCTCGACGTCATCGTCCAGCCCCACGCCTCGCGCTCCGCGAGCGACACCGCGGCGAGGGCGGCGGCCGCCATCAGCCTTTCGAGGGCACGGGCGTCCCCGATCTCGTCTGTCGAGATCCCGTAGCGGGCGTCGTAGGCGCGCTTGCCCTCGAAGAGCGCGCCGAGCTCCCCGGTGACGACGAGCAGGTTCCGGTCGGTCCACAGTCGGCGCTCGCACACGGCGAGCCGGCGCCCAGCGCCGCCGCCCCGATCCGCTCCTCCGTCTCCCCGCATGTGTCGTATCTCGCACGGGTCGCGCGCCGCATCAAGGGTGAACGGACGAACCCCTCGCGGTCAAAACGTGGTATTCCGCGTGCCATGTCCATCGCCGTGCGCGCGGAGGGGGTCGCCAAGCGGTACGCCGGGCTGTTCGGCCGCAAGCCGAGCCACGCCCTGCGCGGGATCGATCTCACCGTTCCGGCAGGTACCGCGTTCGGGCTGATCGGCCTGAACGGCGCGGGCAAGACGACATTCATCAAGACGATTCTCGGGGTCGTGCGGCCGGACGCGGGCGAGGTCTCGGTACTCGGCGGCAGCCCGGAGGACGTGAAGGTGCGCGCGCGGATCGGCTACCTCGCGGAGCGGTTGTACCTGCCGTTCGCGCTCACTCCGCGGGCCTGGCTGTCGAGCGTCGCCCGCATCAAGCGGCTCCCGGCGAAAGGCGACGAGATCGAGAGGCAGCTCGAGCGTGTCGGCATGATCGCCGATGCCGGCCGGCGCATGAGCGGCTTCTCGAAGGGGATGAAGCAGCGCGTGGGCGTCGCGGCTGCGATGCTCGGCGCGCCCGCGCTCCTCGTGCTCGACGAGCCGACCGACGGCGTGGACCCGCTCGGCCGCGCGGAGATCCGGCGGATTCTCGAGGAGGAGAAGCGGCGCGGCGCGACGATCTTCCTCAACTCGCACCTGCTCACAGAGACCGAGCGGATCTGCGATCGGATCGGCGTGATCGCCGACGGCCGGCTCGTGCGGGAGGGCGCGCTCACGGAGCTGTGCGAGAGCCGGACCGCATGGCGCCTCGACTTCGCGGGCGGCGCCAGCCCGGAGCGGCTCGTCGCGGCGGGGCTCGTCGCCGTCGACGGCGGCGGGTGGCGGTGCGCGGCGGACGGCCCGGACGAGCTCGACGCGGTGCTCGGCGACGCCCGCGCGGCGGGTGCGAAGCTCGTCGGGCTCAGGCCCGAGACGCGGGATCTCGAGGACGTCCTCGCCGAGGCCGTCGGGAGGGAGGCGCGATGACCGCCCTCGTGGTCGCCTTCGATCTCCTGCGCGAGGCCGCGGCGCGGAAGTGGTTCCTCGCGCTCGGCGCGGCGACCACGCTCGCCCTCGTCCTGATAGGCGCCGCGCTGCGCCTCGAGGTCGTGGACGGCGCGCTCGCGGCGACGCGGTTCTTCGGCAGCTCCGTGGACGGCGACATCCGGGCCGTCGACGTGGCGCTGCGCCCGGTGTTCGAGGCGGCGGCGTACCTCGTGTTCTACGGCGGCGCCGCGTTCGGCGTGCTCGCGTGCGCCGGGTTCGGGCCGAGCCTGCTCGCGCCGGGCCGCATCGAGCACCTCCTGTCGCTGCCGATTCGGCGCCACGAGCTCCTCGGCGGCACGCTGCTCGGCGTGATCGCGCTCTCGCTGATAGGCGCGCTGTACGGGACGGGCGGCCTCACGATCATCCTGGGCGTCAAGACCGGCTACTGGTCGCCGCGGCTCGTCGTCGCGGGGCTGCTCGCGAGCCTGAGCTTCGCGTCGATCTACACCGTGATGCTGAGCTCCGCGCTGTTCGTCCGCAGCGCGCCGCTCGCGGGCGCGCTGGGCGGGATCCTGTTCGCGGCCGGGATCGCGGCAGGGCACCGCGGCGAGCTCGCGGCGCTGTTCGAGCCCGGGGTCGGGCGCTGGCTCTTCGAGGTCGTCACGGCGCCGCTGCCCCGGCTCTCGACGATCGCCGAGGCGGCCGGGGATCTCGCGGCGTCCCGGCAGATCGATCTCCTCGCGCTCGTGCGGCTCCTTGCCGGGCAGGTCGTGTTCGGGCTCGCCGCCTTCGCGCTCGGCGCCTGGCGGTTCGAGAGAAAGGACTTCTGAGGTGAAGCGTCGCCGAACGCTCTGGCTGGTCGCCGCGGTGGCGCTCCTCGCGCTCGCCGCCGCCGTCATGTGGACCGAACGGCCGCCGAAATCGGCGGAGAAGGAAGTGGAGTTCCCGTCGCAGCCGCGCGACGCCGACTGGGAGCGGCTCGAGCGCCACAGGCGCGCGCTCGTGCTCATGTCGGGGACCAGGGTGCGCGAGAAGGCGACACGGGATCCGATGCTCGTCGCGCTGTCCGGCGCGGCGGCGCGCGGCTCGTCGATCGTGTTCGAGGTCGCGGCGCTCGCCGACACGCCGATCGGCCGCATGGTCGTGGACTGCCTCGAGCAGCGGCCGGACGATCCGTTCGACAAGATGGCGCGTGAGGTCGGGTTCAATCCGGGCGAGGACGTCGATCGCGTCGGCGCGGCGGACGACCTCGTCGTCATGGGCGGCGACTTCTCGGGGTTCGCGGACAGCCCGCTGCTCGCCGAGCTCGGGAGGACGCAGCGGGGCGCGGCGACCGTGTTCACGCCCGAGGACGGCGGGGGCGGGATCGCGCTCTGGCGGGGCGAGCTCCTGATCGCGGCGGAGAGCGCGGACGCGCTCGACGAGGCGCTCGGGCTGCTCGAGGGAGAGATCCCGTTCGACGAGGACGCGATGCCCGAGTCCGATGCGTACGGCGAGATCCACGGTTCGCTCGATGTGGACGAGGCGGCGGGGCTCTTCGGGGACGCGGAGCTCGCGAAGCGGTTCGGCGAGGCCGCGGACGAGGTGAAGCTCCACGTCGACGCGAGCGAGGACGTCGCGATGGTCGCGGACGTGGCGGGCGGCGAGGCGGATGCGATGGCGGATCTCGGGCGGGCGCTGGGCGGCGCCATGTCGCTCGCGCGGCTCAAGGCGCGCGCCGAGGACGAGGACGCGCTCGCCGAGCTGCTCGACTTCGCGAGCGTTTCGACGGGGGGCGGCGGCATCCGGGTCGAGGTCGCGCTGCCGCTCGAGTTCCTCGAGCGCCACCTCGCGGACTGCAAGTGGGCGGGGGGTGGTGTGCAGCCGCTTCCGGAACCTGTAGAATGAGGCGGCCGCGCGGGGCGCTCCCGCCGCGGCGGCAACGAGGCACGCGATGAAGAAGATGCGATCCTGGTGCGAACCCGACGAAACGGCGCTGCTCACGGACCTCTACCACCTGACGACGGCGCAGTCGTTCCACGCGGAGAAGATGAACGAGGTCGCCGCGTTCGAGCTCTACTTCCGCTCCCTGCCCGACAAGCGGAACTACCTCGTCGCGAGCGGCATCAGCGAGGCGCTCGACTACCTCGAGGCGATCCGCTTCACGGACACGGCGGTGAACTACCTCGCGTCGCTCGCGCAGTTCTCTCCCGCCTTCCTCGACTGGCTCGCGGAGCTGCGGTTCACGGGCGACGTGTACGCGGTGCCCGAGGGCACGATCGTGTTCGCGCAGGAGCCGGTGCTGCAGGTCGTGGCGCCGCTCATCGAGGCGCAGATCGTCAAGAGCTTCCTCGTCAACATGGTGCACTACCAGACGCTGGTCGCCTCCAAGGCGGCGCGGGTCGTGACCGCGGCGGGCGGCCGCTCCGTGATCGACTTCGGCATGCGCCACACCCACGGCCCGGCGGCGGCGATGCTCGCGGCCAAGGCGGGCTACGTCTCCGGGATCGAGGCGACCTCGAACGTGCTCGCGGGCAAGGAGTACGGCATCCCGGTCGCGGGCACGATGGGCCACGCCTACGTCCAGAGCCACGACGACGAGGGGGAGGCGTTCCGCGAGTTCGTGAGGCTGTACCCCGAGACGACGCTGCTCGTCGACACCTACGACACGCTCGAGGGCGTGCGCAAGGTGGCCTCGCTGGCGAAGACCATGGGAAAGGAGTTCAACGTCCGCGCGGTGCGGCTCGACTCGGGCGACCTCGTGAACCTCTCGGAGGAGGCGCGGCGGATCCTCGACGAGGCCGGGCTCGAGCACGTGCGCATCATCGCCAGCGGCAACCTCGACGAGTACGGCATCGCGCGGATCGCGACCGCGGCCGCGCCGGTCGACGCGTTCGGCGTCGGGACGCGCCTCGGGGTGAGCCAGGACGCGCCGTACCTCGACTCGGCGTACAAGCTCGTCGAGTACCGCGGCGAGGGGCGCCTCAAGCTCGGCGATCTCGGCGCGGCGACGCTGCCGTGGCGCAAGCAGGTCTTCCGGCAGGTGGACGGCGCCGGCGGCTGGGTGCGCGACGTGATCGCCCGGTACGACGAGCGGCTGCCCGGCACCCCGCTCCTGGAGCCCGTGATGCGCGCGGGGGAGCGGCTGCCCGGCGCCCAGATCGATCTCCAGAAGGCCAGGGCGCGGGTGCGCGGACAGCTCGAAGCGCTGCCGCCGGCCCTGCTCGCCCTCGCGCCGGCGGTGCCGCCGTACGAGGTCGTTCCGAGCCCGCTCATCGTCTCGGAACGGGATCGGCTCGCGGGCCGATTCTCCTGGACTCCCGAGTCGTAGAAAAATGCAGCTAGTAAAATCCAATTAGTTTTATATTCTCGTCCAACGATGTCGGCTCTCAGCTCATTGCTGGTACAGGACCGCATCCTCAGCGTCACGCAGGTCGAGCAGGTTCTTCAACGCCAGGTGATCTATGGGGGTGACCTGGCCACGAACCTGCTGGAATTGGGCATGATTCGCGAGGACGCCCTCGTGGAATACATTGCGCGGGTCGTCCGGATGCCGGTGCTCGATCCCGTCTGGCTGGAAAACGTGCCGGAGGAGGTGCTCGCCCTGATCCCCCGGCAGATCGTGGCCGATCGGCGCATCATGCCGGTCGCGCTCGAGGGGGACAGCCTCACGATCGCCGCGTCCGGTCCTATCACGGTCGCCGCGCTCGACGACATCGCGTTCCTTTTGAAGTCGGAGATCGTGCCGCACCTCGTGCTCGAGTTCCGCCTCGGGATGGCGCTGCAGCGCTACTACCGGGTCCCGATGTCGAGCCGGACCGCGGCGCTCCAGCGCAAGCTCGTGCCGGGCTTCTCGGCCGACGTGCCGCCCGACGCGACGCCGACTGTGAGCGCGCCGCCGGCCGCTCCGGCCCCGGCGGAGCCTGAGCCGGAGCCCGCGCCGGAGCCTGAGCCGGAGCCCGCGCCGCCGGCCGCGAAGGAGGTGCGCCAGTCGACGCAGCGGATTGTGATCGAGTCGATCAAGGAGCGGCCGCGCTCGCTCGACACCACGATGAAGATCGTCACCGGGGCCGCGCGGGAGCCGGCCGTCCAGCTGGTGCGCGAGAACACGCTCGAGGTGCCGCTGGCGCCGCCGCCAGCCCCGCCGCCGCCGCCGGCCGCGGAGCCGAGGAAGCTCATCAGCTTCTCCGAGGCGTCGGAGCTCCTGCGCGAGGCCGAGGATCGGGACGCGATCCTCTCGCTGCTCATGGCGTTCTCGAGCCAGGCGTTCGAGTTCACCGCGCTGTTCGTCGTGCAGGACAACGCGGCGCAGGGGAGGATGGCGACCGTCCGCGGGAAGGCGCCGCACAGCCTCGAGACCGTCGCGGTCCCGCTCGGCGAGCCCGGCGTGTTCGAGAGCGTCCAAAGGACGCGTGGGTACCACCTCGGGCCGATCGGCGAGGCGGCCGCCGACCGCCGGGCGCTCTCCGACATGGGGCGCGAGGTCCCGCGCGGCTGCGCCCTGATCCCTGTCGTGGTCAGGGATCGCGTCGTGCTCATGCTGTACGGCGACTCGGGCGCGACGGGCGTACGTGCCAACCGCATCGCACGGATCGCCGAGTTCGGGCACCTCGTGGCGGCCGCCTTCGAGCGCCTCCTCCTCAAGCGGAAGTTCGGGCAGTACGGCAGGCCGTCCATGGTGCCGACGCGGCCGAAGGCCGGCGCGCAGGCGGTCCCCGAGGGGCGCGCGATCGTCGCCCCCGCCGCGGCGAAGAAGAAGGATCTCGGCGCGTTCGCCGGGCGCGCGAGCGCCGCCGAGCTCGGCCCGTCGGTCGAGGCCGCGTTCGCCCAGGTGACGGCCGCGCCGGCGCCGGCGTCCGATTTGCCGT comes from Pseudomonadota bacterium and encodes:
- a CDS encoding Hsp33 family molecular chaperone HslO, whose protein sequence is MRGDGGADRGGGAGRRLAVCERRLWTDRNLLVVTGELGALFEGKRAYDARYGISTDEIGDARALERLMAAAALAAVSLAEREAWGWTMTSSGAPHGLFCAAEPEGLVCGTARAADPDRAVAHVQRRKGDGPVVESRFVPISADPVSSVQRYFAQVEQIDTRLAVVDGGRGALVQAMPGGALAELASAPDAELVTALFSFNASERAKYLDDIAVFYECRCDENQIVEMIGRLPDDARREIWADQPEICVTCPRCGREFRVPR
- a CDS encoding ABC transporter ATP-binding protein translates to MSIAVRAEGVAKRYAGLFGRKPSHALRGIDLTVPAGTAFGLIGLNGAGKTTFIKTILGVVRPDAGEVSVLGGSPEDVKVRARIGYLAERLYLPFALTPRAWLSSVARIKRLPAKGDEIERQLERVGMIADAGRRMSGFSKGMKQRVGVAAAMLGAPALLVLDEPTDGVDPLGRAEIRRILEEEKRRGATIFLNSHLLTETERICDRIGVIADGRLVREGALTELCESRTAWRLDFAGGASPERLVAAGLVAVDGGGWRCAADGPDELDAVLGDARAAGAKLVGLRPETRDLEDVLAEAVGREAR
- a CDS encoding nicotinate phosphoribosyltransferase; protein product: MKKMRSWCEPDETALLTDLYHLTTAQSFHAEKMNEVAAFELYFRSLPDKRNYLVASGISEALDYLEAIRFTDTAVNYLASLAQFSPAFLDWLAELRFTGDVYAVPEGTIVFAQEPVLQVVAPLIEAQIVKSFLVNMVHYQTLVASKAARVVTAAGGRSVIDFGMRHTHGPAAAMLAAKAGYVSGIEATSNVLAGKEYGIPVAGTMGHAYVQSHDDEGEAFREFVRLYPETTLLVDTYDTLEGVRKVASLAKTMGKEFNVRAVRLDSGDLVNLSEEARRILDEAGLEHVRIIASGNLDEYGIARIATAAAPVDAFGVGTRLGVSQDAPYLDSAYKLVEYRGEGRLKLGDLGAATLPWRKQVFRQVDGAGGWVRDVIARYDERLPGTPLLEPVMRAGERLPGAQIDLQKARARVRGQLEALPPALLALAPAVPPYEVVPSPLIVSERDRLAGRFSWTPES